One window from the genome of Eucalyptus grandis isolate ANBG69807.140 chromosome 7, ASM1654582v1, whole genome shotgun sequence encodes:
- the LOC120295881 gene encoding probable disease resistance protein At4g27220: MSIDSAISIAWDVLKWVVVPIKRQFRYVMSSNTYAQDLRKEVSKLEYDTERIHNVTEEARNNLRIVYSRVTEWLNSAAKALKEAEDLLGDFEKASKSCCYGTLPDPKYRYQFSRKAKDKKEDIQRLARECSEFKDLSSSNPAPGNIVAPTPARGEGKDVVQSTTTMDSTSSASMTIKLRDDGVFKSRASMIQDIMDALADDRCSVVGVHGMGGVGKSTLLADAKERIRETNSFHWVAKADVSQNPDIKGIQGEIADALGLSDIKDKESVSGRAELLQSRLDYEEKEKKKVLIILDNLWKGLDLKSVGIPCGHDNKVIGCKLLLTSRFRHVLRGEMCCDRDFFLDGLQEEEAKKLFERIVGDKVHVDEFKPLVAEALHKCAGLPFLIVNLAKRLKHAGLPEWKNALKQIRLSKNEGLGEMINNMLQLSYDHLKDAEKSLLALCVACGTSKPSLEYLVRYSVGWGLFQEDNMEEARDSLRSLIRTLQASSFLLEDGDDYGFKIHDLVHEFVASVASRDHPLLVLKDQDKSITELPKDKLKSCGSICFPYTDMKKLPQELDCPELQIFLLFTNNRSIEVPDSLFNSMRKLMVLNLTGIHLTCSPLPFQFLKNLHTLCLDNCSLDNVSILGELKRLQILSFVNSKIQRLPEEIGQLVELRLLDLNYCSNLQIIEPGVLRNLVKLEELYMKNSFDQWNVMEQTPPTNANMIELNDMKYLKTLHISILNPSVLPGDLEVEKLTKYKIEMGDVSWWVKEGSRILILKWDPISDILQKGCIQSIFGKTENLILDGLNRIEQSICALSQKDFLELKRLQVMNIPSIHYILQSPSHIYFKTLESLFLENLINLEKICTNNISSKSFSALKVVRVECCHKMEVLFPLSSMRELPQLKKIEIVHCMVMRGILEADESGKFELSNLHALKLHYLPKIKNFFTTRLAPSSSKLDDPVATQIAFFNGQQVAFQRLETLEIIGLDSLEFIFFSSMVKSLTQLKNLTISDCEKTEAIIMEEEGLGMETSEILAFPMLTNLHLEQLKSLTCFSHEKYIHLCNSNGDILFIQ, from the exons atgtcgatCGATTCCGCCATTTCTATTGCATGGGATGTCTTGAAGTGGGTAGTTGTTCCTATCAAGCGCCAATTCAGATACGTCATGTCCTCCAACACCTACGCACAGGATCTTCGAAAGGAAGTCAGCAAGCTGGAGTACGACACTGAGAGGATCCACAATGTCACGGAAGAGGCCAGGAACAATCTTCGAATTGTCTACAGTCGTGTCACAGAGTGGCTGAACAGTGCTGCGAAGGCCTTGAAGGAGGCGGAAGACCTGTTGGGAGACTTCGAAAAGGCAAGCAAGAGTTGCTGCTATGGGACTCTTCCCGACCCCAAATATCGCTATCAGTTTAGCAGGAAGGCCAAGGACAAAAAGGAGGACATTCAGCGACTTGCTCGCGAATGCAGTGAATTCAAGGACCTCTCCTCTAGCAATCCTGCTCCGGGGAACATTGTTGCTCCAACTCCGGCCAGGGGAGAAGGCAAAGATGTCGTCCAATCAACCACCACTATGGACTCTACTTCTTCTGCCTCAATGACGATTAAGCTTAGGGATGATGGCGTCTTCAAATCCAGAGCTTCGATGATACAGGACATCATGGACGCTCTTGCCGATGACCGCTGTAGCGTGGTCGGGGTTCACGGGATGGGCGGGGTCGGCAAGTCCACACTTTTGGCCGATGCCAAGGAGAGAATAAGGGAAACAAATTCGTTCCATTGGGTCGCTAAGGCTGATGTGTCGCAAAATCCAGACATCAAGGGGATTCAAGGAGAGATTGCAGACGCCTTGGGCCTCAGTGACATAAAGGACAAAGAGTCCGTAAGTGGGCGAGCGGAACTTTTGCAGAGTAGGTTGGACTatgaggagaaggagaaaaagaaggtaCTCATAATACTAGACAACCTGTGGAAGGGACTCGACTTGAAATCAGTCGGCATTCCTTGTGGACATGACAACAAAGTCATAGGATGCAAGTTGTTATTGACGTCAAGATTTCGACATGTTTTGCGAGGGGAAATGTGCTGCGACAGGGACTTCTTCCTTGATGGGCTGCAGGAGGAAGAGGCGAAAAAATTGTTCGAGAGGATTGTGGGAGACAAAGTTCACGTTGACGAGTTCAAACCCTTGGTAGCTGAAGCACTCCACAAATGTGCAGGTTTGCCTTTCCTAATTGTTAATTTGGCAAAACGTCTTAAACACGCTGGTTTACCCGAATGGAAGAATGCTTTAAAACAAATAAGGCTGTCTAAAAATGAAGGACTCGGTGAGATGATAAATAACATGTTGCAGTTGAGTTATGATCATTTAAAAGACGCAGAGAAGTCATTGTTAGCACTCTGTGTTGCTTGTGGCACCTCTAAGCCCTCTCTTGAATACTTGGTGAGGTATAGTGTGGGTTGGGGGCTATTTCAAGAAGATAACATGGAAGAAGCTAGAGATAGTTTGAGATCACTAATTCGTACTCTTCAAGCCTCCTCCTTTTTGTTAGAGGATGGAGATGATTATGGTTTCAAGATACATGACTTGGTTCATGAGTTTGTTGCCTCAGTTGCTTCAAGAGATCATCCTCTTCTCGTGTTGAAAGATCAAGACAAGTCGATAACAGAGTTGCCAAAGGACAAACTCAAAAGTTGCGGATCGATATGCTTTCCCTACACTGACATGAAAAAGCTTCCCCAAGAATTAGATTGCCCTGAATTGCAAATCTTTTTGCTGTTCACAAATAATCGATCTATTGAGGTTCCAGATTCATTATTTAACTCTATGAGGAAACTCATGGTCTTAAATCTTACTGGGATACATCTCACTTGCTCCCCTTTGCCGTTTCAGTTTTTGAAGAACTTACACACTTTGTGTCTTGACAATTGTTCGTTAGACAATGTATCCATTCTTGGGGAGTTGAAAAGGCTACAAATTCTCAGCTTTGTGAACTCCAAAATTCAGCGATTGCCGGAAGAAATTGGGCAACTAGTAGAGCTGAGGCTGTTAGACTTGAACTATTGTTCAAACCTTCAAATAATTGAGCCGGGTGTGCTTCGAAACTTGGTCAAATTGGAGGAGTTGTACATGAAGAATAGCTTCGATCAATGGAATGTCATGGAGCAAACTCCACCAACTAATGCCAATATGATTGAGTTGAATGACATGAAGTATCTCAAGACTCTGCATATATCCATTCTCAACCCAAGTGTGCTGCCAGGGGATTTAGAAGTCGAAAAATTAACCAAGTACAAAATTGAAATGGGTGATGTTTCTTGGTGGGTTAAAGAAGGATCAAGGATATTGATCCTCAAGTGGGATCCAATCAGCGATATTTTGCAGAAAGGATGCATACAGAGTATCTTCGGCAAAACTGAGAATCTGATTTTGGATGGGTTGAACAGAATTGAGCAAAGTATTTGTGCATTATCCCAAAAAGACTTTCTAGAATTAAAGCGTCTACAAGTCATGAATATTCCCTCGATCCATTACATCCTCCAATCACCATcccatatatattttaagaCATTGGAGTCATTATTTCTCGAGAATCTCATCAACTTAGAGAAGATATGCACCAACAATATCTCCTCCAAGTCTTTCAGTGCATTAAAAGTAGTACGAGTTGAATGTTGTCACAAAATGGAAGTTCTATTTCCTCTTTCATCGATGAGAGAACTTCCACAGCTGAAAAAGATCGAAATTGTCCATTGCATGGTAATGCGGGGGATTTTAGAAGCTGATGAGAGTGGCAAATTTGAGTTGAGTAATTTGCATGCATTGAAATTGCATTACTTGCCAAAAATCAAGAACTTTTTTACCACTAGGTTAGCTCCTTCAAGTAGCAAATTAGATGACCCAGTAGCCACTCAAATTGCATTCTTCAATGGACAACAG GTTGCCTTTCAGAGATTGGAGACATTAGAAATCATTGGCTTGGATAGCCTTGagtttatatttttctcatcCATGGTTAAATCTCTCACACAACTAAAAAACCTGACTATATCGGATTGTGAGAAGACGGAGGCGATCATTATGGAGGAAGAAGGGTTGGGAATGGAAACATCAGAAATTTTGGCATTCCCGATGTTAACCAATTTACACTTag